In a single window of the Solanum stenotomum isolate F172 unplaced genomic scaffold, ASM1918654v1 scaffold22792, whole genome shotgun sequence genome:
- the LOC125851121 gene encoding ankyrin repeat-containing protein ITN1-like, whose amino-acid sequence ESLVADLLRKNARLGQRCRHFEVKRQAKYSTLKRRVTRKDDDEGKTKREKLEIQKIMKSTEIQVIVATLIMTITFAAGFTLPGGLDNDDGTAILIKKAAFRVFVISDVLAFTCSAAAIFLYFTMSDSDVDVDEEIKIDLVEVLWKNYRLARFLQLFSMGAVVIAFVTGMYATLANSLALAVSVCVIGCYFFGMYTWNSVITGGSDLYFLEEIKLLITGGSDLHFLEEMKLIPFI is encoded by the coding sequence GAGAGCTTGGTAGCTGATTTGCTCCGCAAAAATGCACGATTGGGACAACGGTGTCGTCACTTCGAGGTAAAACGTCAAGCAAAATATAGCACATTAAAGAGACGTGTGACGAGGAAGGATGATGATGAAGGCAAAACTAAGAGAGAAAAATTAGAAATCCAAAAAATTATGAAGTCAACTGAAATACAAGTAATTGTAGCTACTCTAATAATGACAATCACGTTCGCAGCTGGATTTACATTGCCAGGAGGTTTAGACAACGATGACGGGACGGCGATTCTAATTAAGAAAGCAGCATTCCGTGTATTTGTTATTTCGGATGTCCTGGCATTTACATGCTCTGCTGCTGCTATATTCCTCTACTTTACCATGTCAGACAGCGATGTAGACgttgatgaagaaattaagATCGACTTAGTTGAAGTTTTATGGAAGAATTATCGTCTAGCACGTTTTCTCCAACTTTTTTCAATGGGTGCAGTTGTAATTGCATTTGTAACTGGTATGTATGCTACTTTAGCAAATTCACTTGCTCTTGCTGTTAGTGTTTGCGTCATTGGTTGCTACTTTTTTGGAATGTACACGTGGAATAGTGTTATTACTGGTGGATCTGACCTGTACTTCCTTGAGGAGATTAAACTTCTTATTACTGGTGGATCTGACCTGCACTTCCTTGAGGAGATGAAACTTATTCCCTTCATTTAA